In Styela clava chromosome 6, kaStyClav1.hap1.2, whole genome shotgun sequence, the genomic window AGAGTATCATTTGGCTTGGACAAATTGGAGCAAAATTTAATTCGACTAAACTTAaaaaaagggcgctccagaagtatgtgtaccaatggggaggtaactaattttgttcgcctactttatatcaagttgtgtaaagggactaaaaagctctgggcaggaggtatattcacttgactaacacaaacagtccccgaacttgtaatagaactaaaagaaacaaattggaataaaattatggcctaacatggtacacatactacgggggtaCCCAAAAAAGGGAGCATTCAAAGAATTACACAGTTCAATATATGAAGACAACTGTTCGTGAAGAAGCCAGAATGAAAAATCACTGAGCAAACCACCTGATGGCAATAAAGAGTTTAACAATGCTCTCCCTCATGTCCATCACCAATTGGATTTTATCCCAAACCATGTCCCTAGTGAGGCAAAAGTCATACCTCACAGAAAACATACTTCAAccaaacaaaatcaaaaaagGTTTTCAATTTTACGTATTCTTGAACAAGAACCATTTCGAATATAATGAACTGGGAACTGTCAAATTGCTGGACAAATACTATGGCACTAAGCATGAGACTCTTAGCTTTTTATCCTTATAATTTCCTCATAAAGAGGGTCACTCAAAACATTGATAATCGTTGATATTAAGATTTTTGGCATTGTTGATTTAGTgattaaacatttaaaaaatggtTCGTAAAAATAAGCATATAAAATTACGGTTTATATTTTGCTCAATTCCTGAAGATACCCCCTCGCCCAAATCTTCCCTTGTACTAACATAATCTATCCAGAATTTTCGGGGCAGTCTGGTTGCTTTGTAGGATGGGCTGCAATGAAAGCTTTGTGAGTCTTTAGTTCTTCATCAATCTTCGCTATTATGGGAAACTTTGACATGTCAACTTTGAACCGAAGGGCATTGCCAACCTAcggaaaaatgaataaaaaacattgaaaatggTACTTATAATGAAACAAGGAGTATGAAATACTTTACTTGAAAGCTAAAATTAGTCGGAACAGTGATATAATTTTGTAGATAATGAAGATTTTCTGGTATACAGGTGAGGCTGGAGAGTCAGAACCCGAGCCGTGACGTTCTGATGCAGCTTGAGCTAGAAGACATTTTGGCGGCCACTGCTCCTGAACATCTGATTATTTATTGCAGATATATTTTTCTAATACTTCATGAAAATGATAAGATTTATCAAGTGGTTCTCAAACCGTGGGGTGCGCCGTACAGGGAAGGgggtgtagacaattttttgaggggagTGAAGctaactgaaaataaaaatatttgttagattctcccttgcccgccttattttggatatttacgtttcatccacGTAATTTCGATGtgctttttgaataaaacatgctTCCGCCTTACTATCTCTTATTTGTAGCTAATTGTTAGCTATTGGGTGGGCTAGGTGAGGCGTGATATTTGACAACGTCTAAAAAGGGGGCActgcttaaaaagtttgagaataacTGATCTAtcctatttaaatatttcattctaaTGTCAATCATTATATTATTAAAGCATCAAGTTTGATTCTTAAAATTTAAACCTTCATCCCATGGTTTTAAGTCCCGCTTCCACAAAACTATTTGGGTTCATGATTCGGGGTTATACCAACAAACAATATTGGCTCCATCAGAGCTCCACTATGATCTTAAACAGCTTCACAGTCTGGATACAATGAATGACTAAAACACCGAATATTACCATTCCTTGCAGTACCAGTCAGCAAACATGTGGTATCAATTGTAACACCAACCCCTCCAGAAAACAATCCTATCAGATGCTATAATCTCAAATTACCGTATTTGAATTTAAGAAGAAAATTGCCCAACCAAGGGGGTTGGCTTATACatgcataactctgatcgcactcaaAATCTGGCTTATGCACGCAAAACTCTAATCGCACTAATTATCGTACGTTTCCACCGAGCAGGTTTATATGCAATATCGGCTTATATGCCAAGATATACAGTAATTATTAATCGTCTCATTAAATTGACAGAATGAATACGAACCTGAGGCACAAGGAAAGCATCTGCAGCTGTCAACACATCCCCGACACAATATTTCCCAGCAGTTGTCTTCAAGAATGCTTCAAGAGCAACAAAACCTCTGTCTATAAAAAGATGTCCCCACTCCATTCTCTTCTCTTGGTCATCAAATTGTTGGAGGACGGACAAGTTTTGAATTGGCTGAATACCTGAATTGATAATCTGAAAATAATCAGAATTCAATTAATATGTAGAATTCATAGAGCTGAGTCAATGTTGAGAAAAGTAAGCTGGTTGCTTTGTTCATTTTCTTCCAATAAACTGTTTTGCTTCGTAGGTTAGCTGCTCTGGTGTGCAGGTTTGGATAATACACcgagatagttatgtgcgagagcatTGAAATACTCTTCGCTGCCATATGACGGTTCATGTAAACGCTGGGTGATTATAGATTCTCCACCAAGTATATGTATGCATTTGTAAGATGtaactaaatatatattaccaTATACGGAAAAGAACCCTGTACGCCTACAGCTACACGTATGAAAGGTGGAGAGCAAACAGTCAAGTTATCCATGTTGGTGTGATTTAAAGTAGCCCGAGATGATCTCCATGTCCCGCCACACTGCCCAGAATACAAttttattacaactattttctCACCTACCAGAAACTGGACCAAATTAATGAAAAGTACTCAAATAATTTCCAGCAACTTGAGTCAGTCTAGTCATTACAGCGTGGGTAGCTTTTGTCCAATACACAGTAAATGTTATGAAAATGAAATGACGGTAAATTCAGAGAAAAGATATTCTGATTATTTGGAATTTTATGCATCCTCAGATACTTATTGTATCTGTGTTTTTTTCAAGTGGGTACCTAGTTTTGTGGGCATGATGGCTTAGTGCAGTAATTGCCAACCTTTTTCCGATACATTCTATTCCTCCGTTAACATGCATAAAAACTAAGCTTATTTGCTCAATAGTTTTATTAGAGTTAGCCAGTTTTATGCACAACTAAGAAACCCTCCCCAATTCGAAAATGCTGGCCTAGTAGTTGAAGCGATGACTTGTATCTTGGACTCCCAGTCCCACAAGGGtctaataaattgggtaggcaatgccgcACTTAGAAAAATTCCTGTCTTTATACAGAAATGTAAAGCTCCTTattaggatgggatttacatatttatcccagggaagaGGAAGACCGATGTGACagcataatcatatggcgaaccacagcctctcgtccggttactagtccatgtcgggtatgggattggttagccagttattagCTTCAGATCCATTGACTTGATG contains:
- the LOC120330762 gene encoding putative maleylacetoacetate isomerase 2, translating into MPVKLYSYWRSSCSWRVRIALALKEVNYEYSPVHLVTNGGEQRTDEYRSLNPMKQVPSLIIEGKTVTQSMAIVEFLDEKFPKQGVRLFPEDLTTKTKVREVCEIINSGIQPIQNLSVLQQFDDQEKRMEWGHLFIDRGFVALEAFLKTTAGKYCVGDVLTAADAFLVPQVGNALRFKVDMSKFPIIAKIDEELKTHKAFIAAHPTKQPDCPENSG